A genome region from Nitrospirota bacterium includes the following:
- a CDS encoding sensor histidine kinase, with translation MANREAQAGSDSANRSGSPFTVHRSRIPIIAMTANSLPGDRERCLDAGMDEYMAKPVTLDGLRTLLARWLPPEAPAHDASDAHLVSRDAQNTGPASSDVSHNTRHESRAPEGPVFDRDEALARLGNDAVLLQEMARLFLRHYPRTITDLQAALAKPDYEQVARIAHRVKGMVGNFCAWRASGQAAQVEDRGRQQDQEAAVLACRELADELIALARALTAFLQEAVPCKS, from the coding sequence ATGGCGAATCGCGAAGCGCAAGCCGGTTCGGACTCTGCGAACCGGTCCGGCTCACCGTTCACCGTTCACCGTTCACGGATTCCGATCATCGCCATGACCGCCAACAGCCTGCCGGGAGACCGGGAACGGTGCCTGGACGCAGGCATGGACGAGTACATGGCCAAACCCGTGACCCTCGACGGCCTGCGCACCCTCCTCGCGCGATGGCTCCCGCCGGAAGCCCCGGCGCACGACGCATCCGATGCGCACCTCGTCTCTCGTGACGCGCAGAACACTGGGCCTGCATCTTCGGACGTTTCACACAATACGCGTCACGAAAGCCGCGCGCCTGAGGGGCCGGTCTTCGATCGGGACGAAGCGCTGGCACGACTGGGCAATGACGCCGTGTTGCTCCAGGAAATGGCCCGCTTGTTCTTGCGACATTATCCCCGGACGATCACCGATCTCCAAGCCGCGCTGGCCAAGCCGGATTACGAGCAGGTGGCCAGGATCGCGCACCGGGTAAAAGGCATGGTCGGCAACTTTTGCGCCTGGCGCGCGTCCGGCCAGGCGGCGCAGGTCGAGGACCGGGGACGACAACAGGACCAAGAGGCGGCCGTACTGGCCTGCCGGGAGCTGGCCGATGAACTGATCGCGCTTGCCCGAGCCCTCACCGCGTTTCTTCAGGAGGCCGTCCCCTGCAAGTCCTGA